The following are encoded together in the Pelosinus sp. IPA-1 genome:
- a CDS encoding AMP-binding protein, with protein MKTLLRWFLQLLFNTRVVGREELSFEGPSIVLPNHVSFLDAIFLYAYLPSGTCFVVNTQIAQKIRFVLRWVNHITVDPFNPYSLKKIVSIVKTGTPVVLFPEGRITTTGNLMKIYSGIGFIALKASATLYPVIFLGLERSKMSRMQDKVKSCWFPEVSLFFDQKRKLVVSSTQNIRQQKQESSNKILDMLQQGLFKARQEQEKRVNLFDKLLDAKKVHGSSKIMAEDINGTITYCKGIIGSYVLAGKLRPLLIEQENIGVLLPNSIGHLITLFALFYLGKTPAILNFSAGVQNNLDCSETAGAKTILTSRLFIEKGHFEELVAKLATKFQIVYLEDIKAQMNWIDKIYGLVKYLRRVEAAGAARVILFTSGSESKPKGVLLEHGNIIANINQISCAIDYSHRDKMLNALPMFHSFGLTAGTLLPVLSGVEVFLYPSPLHYKIVPEIAYDRNVTLLLGTPTFLHGYAKYAHQYDFYSLRYVLAGGEKLRDEVRQIWQDKFGLRIFEGYGTTETAPVLCINTPLFNRFGTVGRFLPGIEWRTETVPGIKEGGNLFVKGPNVMAGYLLYGKGFVPAPQWYDCGDVVSVDQDGFVSIRSRLKRFAKVSGEMVSLDAVEQTAEKCFGTNRNAAINLPDTKKGEKIVLYTMEKNASKQLLRDFMSQANQSMLAMPSDVFIVDKLPLLGTGKTDYVTLKTMASSGGQNNE; from the coding sequence ATGAAGACATTATTACGATGGTTCTTGCAATTATTATTTAATACAAGGGTGGTTGGCAGGGAAGAACTTTCTTTTGAGGGCCCGTCGATAGTATTACCAAATCATGTTTCATTTCTTGATGCCATTTTTTTATATGCCTACTTACCCAGTGGTACATGCTTTGTTGTAAATACACAAATTGCACAAAAGATTCGCTTTGTCTTGAGGTGGGTCAATCATATTACGGTAGATCCGTTCAATCCCTATTCGTTGAAAAAAATAGTTTCTATTGTTAAGACCGGTACACCAGTGGTTCTATTCCCTGAAGGGCGGATTACAACAACGGGTAATTTGATGAAAATTTATAGCGGTATAGGCTTCATTGCCCTTAAAGCATCAGCAACTTTATATCCGGTAATTTTCCTTGGATTAGAACGTTCGAAAATGTCTAGGATGCAAGATAAGGTAAAGTCCTGTTGGTTTCCTGAAGTCAGTCTCTTTTTTGATCAGAAAAGAAAACTTGTAGTCTCAAGCACTCAAAATATTCGGCAACAAAAACAGGAAAGCAGTAATAAAATTCTGGATATGCTGCAACAAGGGTTGTTTAAAGCTCGGCAGGAACAAGAAAAGCGTGTTAATTTATTTGACAAATTATTAGATGCCAAAAAGGTACATGGCAGTAGTAAGATTATGGCTGAGGATATTAATGGCACCATTACGTACTGCAAAGGGATTATCGGGAGTTATGTCTTAGCAGGTAAACTACGTCCCTTACTAATAGAGCAGGAAAACATAGGTGTGCTGCTTCCTAATTCAATCGGACATCTGATCACCCTGTTTGCTTTATTTTATCTAGGCAAAACTCCAGCAATTCTTAACTTTAGTGCTGGTGTGCAAAATAATCTTGATTGTAGCGAGACGGCAGGTGCCAAGACCATTTTGACATCCCGCTTATTTATTGAAAAAGGGCATTTTGAAGAGCTTGTGGCTAAACTCGCTACTAAATTCCAGATTGTCTATTTGGAAGATATAAAAGCACAGATGAACTGGATTGATAAGATTTATGGCTTGGTAAAATATTTGAGAAGAGTAGAAGCAGCAGGTGCGGCTAGAGTTATCCTGTTTACTAGCGGCAGTGAGAGTAAGCCGAAAGGTGTGTTACTAGAGCATGGGAATATTATTGCAAATATTAACCAGATTTCTTGCGCTATAGACTATTCTCACCGCGATAAGATGCTCAATGCATTGCCAATGTTTCATTCCTTTGGCCTTACAGCTGGCACATTACTTCCTGTGCTGAGTGGTGTTGAAGTGTTTCTGTACCCATCGCCGCTGCACTATAAAATTGTGCCGGAGATTGCTTATGACCGCAATGTCACATTGTTATTAGGGACGCCTACTTTTTTGCACGGCTATGCTAAATATGCTCATCAGTATGATTTTTATAGTTTGCGTTATGTACTGGCTGGCGGAGAGAAACTGCGGGATGAGGTGCGACAAATTTGGCAAGATAAATTTGGTCTTCGTATTTTTGAGGGTTATGGTACGACGGAAACAGCGCCAGTGCTCTGTATAAACACGCCGCTTTTTAACCGCTTTGGCACAGTGGGTAGATTTCTTCCAGGCATCGAGTGGCGTACAGAAACGGTACCGGGAATTAAAGAGGGGGGCAACCTTTTTGTAAAAGGTCCCAATGTCATGGCAGGTTATCTGTTATATGGCAAAGGTTTTGTGCCAGCACCCCAGTGGTATGATTGCGGTGATGTTGTTAGTGTTGACCAGGATGGTTTTGTAAGCATTCGTTCCAGATTGAAACGTTTTGCCAAAGTATCAGGGGAAATGGTTAGTTTAGATGCAGTGGAACAGACTGCAGAAAAATGTTTTGGTACTAATCGTAATGCTGCTATTAACCTTCCTGATACTAAAAAAGGAGAAAAAATTGTATTATATACGATGGAGAAAAATGCTTCTAAGCAACTGCTGCGAGATTTTATGAGTCAAGCAAATCAAAGTATGCTGGCTATGCCTAGTGACGTTTTTATAGTCGATAAATTACCCCTTTTAGGTACTGGTAAAACAGATTATGTTACCCTTAAGACTATGGCCAGTAGCGGAGGGCAAAATAATGAGTAG
- a CDS encoding efflux RND transporter permease subunit, whose amino-acid sequence MILTDISLKRPVFATVTILALVVLGLFSYISLNVDEYPNVEIPVVAVTVNYPGASPEQVESKITQKVEETVSVVPGIEHVTSTVKEGVSTTVIQFTIETSAATAAQDVRDKVGRMQDVLPDEADAPIVTRYDPSDTAVASIVVTGNLSPRELTIAANDIVVKRLEAINGVAAVNVTGGADREIKINMDSNKIAAYNLTVSEIMSSIRSENMDTPGGKVTDGKRETSLRSVGNLTSPSQLLKLPIAQRNGVQLYVENIATVKDSTKDATTITKLNDKTAIGLDIMKQSGSNTVQVVENAKKELENIKKELPAGVELVLVRDNSKNIKDSIHDVLFNLVLGGILAVAIVFLFLGNWRSTMIAAIAIPTSIITSFLAMKMLNFTLNTMSLLALSLAVGLLIDDAIVVIENVVRHLEMGKDKFKAAAEGTAEIGLAVTATTLTLVAVFLPVGMMTGIVGQYFKQFGITVAVSVLVSLFVAFTLTPMLSAKYLSGDHKESASKLGEIWNTWNDKFDYWTRRYGEFLKYALGHRKKIMAIAGALFVGSLMLLPLLGSTFVPDSDAGEITVSARVDPGKSPQVVGEIADNMSQIIRTIPQVTLTYSSADINNINIFTKLTAKSDRKVSDDQIVTSLREKLSGIAGVQVSVSKKSGMSSSKPISLVIQGTSLDQLAEIAEHVEGIVASIPGAIDVSSSYEAGKPDAQIVIDRDKASDLGVSTSNIASTLQTMFNGTVVTQFRDEEDSYDVRLILAPGDRKSLADVNNIYAASSKRDKNGQAIMVPLSQVTKMVYATSPTQIQRYDRQEQITISANLSGASLGDFNTALNKKLAEVKLPQGYKFVTTGQSQQMADAFESIAMALAAAVLFIFFVLAAQFESYIEPFAIMLALPLAIIGAILGLLTAHSMLSMMSLIGIIMLMGLVTKNAILLIDFAKQRIEEGIERNQALVEAAVVRMRPILMTTTAMIFGMLPLALGIGPGAESRAPMAHAIIGGLITSTILTLVVVPVVYTLLDDFMKRRIKVNVEKPSLAPVINQKSN is encoded by the coding sequence ATGATACTAACTGATATAAGCTTAAAACGGCCAGTTTTTGCAACTGTAACCATTCTGGCCCTTGTCGTTCTAGGATTATTTAGCTACATTTCTTTAAATGTGGATGAATATCCAAATGTTGAAATCCCGGTTGTAGCCGTTACCGTCAACTATCCTGGTGCATCACCAGAGCAGGTTGAATCTAAAATTACACAAAAGGTAGAGGAAACCGTCAGTGTTGTGCCTGGGATAGAACATGTAACATCTACGGTAAAAGAAGGGGTATCTACAACGGTTATCCAGTTTACCATTGAGACTTCTGCAGCGACTGCCGCCCAGGATGTTCGCGACAAAGTCGGCAGAATGCAAGATGTTCTGCCTGATGAAGCAGATGCTCCTATTGTAACAAGGTATGATCCTTCTGATACAGCTGTTGCTTCCATTGTAGTCACAGGCAATCTCAGTCCTAGGGAGTTAACGATTGCTGCTAATGATATCGTTGTAAAAAGATTAGAAGCAATCAATGGGGTTGCAGCGGTAAATGTAACGGGCGGTGCCGATCGGGAAATAAAAATTAATATGGATAGTAATAAAATTGCTGCTTATAATCTGACAGTTTCAGAAATAATGAGCAGTATACGCAGTGAAAATATGGATACTCCTGGCGGTAAGGTGACAGATGGCAAAAGGGAGACTAGCTTACGATCAGTGGGTAATCTTACTTCTCCCAGTCAGTTGTTAAAGCTTCCTATTGCTCAGAGAAACGGAGTACAACTGTATGTCGAAAACATTGCTACCGTAAAGGACTCAACGAAAGATGCAACTACCATCACAAAACTGAATGATAAAACCGCTATTGGTTTAGATATCATGAAACAATCCGGCAGTAATACAGTACAAGTAGTTGAAAATGCAAAAAAAGAACTGGAAAATATCAAAAAAGAATTACCAGCTGGTGTTGAATTGGTATTAGTACGGGATAATTCTAAAAACATTAAGGATTCCATTCACGACGTATTGTTTAATTTGGTACTTGGAGGCATATTGGCTGTTGCGATCGTATTTCTGTTTTTAGGTAATTGGCGTAGTACGATGATCGCGGCTATCGCTATTCCAACCTCCATTATTACCTCCTTTTTAGCGATGAAAATGTTAAACTTTACGCTAAATACAATGTCCCTGTTAGCCCTATCTTTGGCAGTAGGTCTGTTAATTGATGATGCGATTGTTGTCATCGAGAATGTAGTTCGCCATCTCGAAATGGGTAAGGATAAATTTAAGGCTGCTGCCGAAGGAACGGCGGAAATTGGTCTAGCCGTCACCGCAACAACCCTTACGTTGGTTGCTGTATTCTTACCAGTAGGTATGATGACAGGTATAGTAGGGCAGTATTTCAAACAATTTGGTATCACGGTAGCAGTTAGTGTGTTGGTTTCCTTATTTGTTGCATTTACACTAACTCCCATGTTGTCCGCCAAATATTTATCAGGCGATCATAAGGAATCTGCCAGCAAATTGGGGGAAATTTGGAATACGTGGAATGATAAGTTTGATTACTGGACAAGGCGCTATGGAGAATTTCTGAAATATGCACTAGGACATCGAAAAAAAATAATGGCTATTGCCGGTGCACTTTTTGTAGGAAGTTTAATGCTGCTGCCTTTACTCGGTTCGACCTTTGTTCCTGATTCCGATGCTGGTGAAATTACAGTGTCTGCAAGGGTTGATCCTGGTAAGAGCCCACAAGTTGTAGGTGAAATTGCCGATAATATGTCTCAAATTATTCGTACAATACCACAAGTGACTTTGACCTATAGTTCTGCAGATATTAACAATATTAATATTTTTACAAAACTAACTGCAAAAAGTGATCGTAAGGTGAGTGATGATCAAATCGTTACAAGCCTTCGTGAAAAATTAAGTGGCATTGCCGGTGTGCAAGTCAGTGTTTCCAAAAAATCGGGTATGTCTAGCAGTAAGCCAATCTCTCTTGTTATTCAGGGAACATCCCTAGATCAATTGGCTGAGATAGCGGAACACGTAGAGGGAATTGTGGCTAGCATACCTGGTGCAATCGATGTCTCTTCAAGCTATGAAGCTGGCAAACCGGATGCCCAAATTGTGATAGACCGTGACAAGGCTTCAGATCTCGGTGTTTCCACTTCCAATATTGCCAGTACTCTTCAGACCATGTTTAATGGAACCGTTGTAACCCAGTTTCGAGATGAAGAGGATTCTTATGATGTGAGACTTATCTTAGCACCAGGTGACCGCAAGAGTTTAGCAGATGTAAACAATATATATGCAGCAAGCTCTAAACGGGATAAAAACGGGCAGGCTATTATGGTTCCGTTATCACAGGTAACAAAGATGGTCTATGCAACAAGTCCAACGCAAATTCAGCGTTATGACCGTCAGGAGCAGATCACTATTTCGGCAAATTTAAGTGGAGCCTCTCTTGGTGATTTCAATACAGCACTAAACAAAAAGTTAGCAGAAGTAAAATTACCGCAAGGATATAAATTTGTTACTACAGGTCAATCACAGCAAATGGCGGATGCCTTTGAAAGCATAGCAATGGCGCTGGCTGCCGCGGTGCTCTTTATCTTCTTTGTGCTTGCTGCCCAATTTGAGAGCTATATTGAACCATTTGCCATTATGCTGGCACTGCCATTAGCAATTATAGGGGCGATACTAGGTCTCTTAACTGCTCATAGTATGCTCAGTATGATGTCTCTGATTGGTATTATCATGCTGATGGGCCTCGTGACCAAAAATGCGATTTTATTGATTGATTTTGCTAAGCAGCGTATAGAAGAAGGGATCGAACGAAATCAGGCATTGGTGGAAGCGGCTGTTGTCAGAATGCGACCGATTCTGATGACAACAACAGCTATGATCTTTGGGATGCTTCCCCTAGCATTAGGAATTGGGCCAGGAGCCGAATCGCGTGCTCCTATGGCTCATGCGATTATCGGTGGTTTGATTACCTCAACCATTTTGACGCTGGTGGTTGTACCTGTTGTATATACGTTGTTGGATGATTTCATGAAAAGGAGAATAAAGGTAAACGTTGAGAAGCCATCTCTGGCTCCGGTAATAAATCAAAAATCCAACTGA
- a CDS encoding DUF2809 domain-containing protein, whose amino-acid sequence MFIKRERGYYLILVIVVIILGLLSRELSSWFPKWVGSILWGLMVFFIMGFIFRDRTTRHTALIAAIFSIGVEVAKLYHTPWIDEFRYTKIGGLLLGYVFSWNNISLYISGISLGAMCESLCSRIRISK is encoded by the coding sequence ATGTTTATTAAGCGCGAGAGAGGGTACTACCTGATTTTGGTAATTGTGGTTATTATATTAGGATTACTTTCCCGAGAACTTTCTAGTTGGTTTCCTAAATGGGTAGGGAGTATTTTATGGGGACTGATGGTATTTTTCATTATGGGATTTATCTTTAGGGATAGAACTACGCGGCATACTGCGTTAATTGCAGCCATTTTTTCGATAGGGGTTGAAGTGGCGAAGCTATATCATACGCCGTGGATTGATGAATTTCGTTATACAAAGATAGGAGGGCTACTCTTGGGATATGTCTTTTCATGGAATAATATTTCGTTATACATCAGTGGAATTTCCTTGGGGGCTATGTGTGAAAGTCTATGTTCAAGAATTCGTATATCGAAATGA
- a CDS encoding radical SAM protein — MKIKFILPALEEAKSPYWRPIKYSLFPPLGLATLASLCDVSDELEIIDEHIENIDLEDKPDLVVIQSYITNACRAYKIADSYRARGIKVVIGGLHATSMLHEARKHADVVMLGLGEKSFPKFLVDFRAKKELLVYKQGDVLLDSLPLPRRDLFKSEKYLVPNSMVFSRGCPNKCSFCYVNSFYKDGKTFYSYKIDRILYEIDSMAGKYVYFLDDNIFADKKLSRELFRQMKGMNKVFQGAITVDSILTDDTIELAYEAGFRSAFIGFESINQGNLIAVNKRSNFGKNYNEAIKRLDQLGIMINGSFIFGLDNDTLDVFDRTSEWAINSGITTATNHILTPYPGTELFKRLESENRILTKNWDLYDTRHLVFKHPNISKEQMEEGYKKAYNDFYKWGSIIRSSNEHEKLKMKLKHLSYAGAWKKFEPVWNFIIKNEFLYKTRSILEKTLK; from the coding sequence ATGAAAATAAAATTTATTCTGCCTGCCTTAGAAGAAGCAAAAAGTCCTTATTGGAGGCCAATAAAATATTCTCTTTTTCCACCATTAGGATTAGCTACTCTTGCTTCACTATGTGATGTATCAGATGAATTAGAGATTATTGATGAGCATATTGAGAATATAGATTTAGAAGACAAGCCAGATTTGGTAGTTATTCAGAGCTATATAACTAATGCATGTAGAGCTTATAAGATAGCAGATAGTTATAGGGCTAGAGGAATTAAGGTTGTCATTGGGGGATTACATGCAACCTCTATGCTCCATGAAGCTAGAAAACATGCAGATGTAGTCATGCTTGGTCTTGGAGAAAAGAGCTTCCCAAAATTTCTGGTAGATTTTAGGGCTAAAAAGGAATTGTTGGTTTATAAGCAAGGTGATGTATTGTTAGACTCATTACCTTTACCAAGGAGAGATTTATTTAAAAGTGAAAAATATCTTGTGCCAAATTCGATGGTTTTTTCAAGAGGATGTCCTAATAAATGTTCTTTTTGTTATGTAAATTCTTTTTATAAGGATGGAAAAACGTTTTATTCGTATAAAATTGATAGAATTTTATATGAAATAGACAGTATGGCTGGTAAATATGTATACTTTCTAGATGACAATATTTTTGCAGATAAAAAGCTGTCAAGAGAACTATTCAGGCAAATGAAAGGTATGAATAAGGTTTTTCAAGGGGCTATAACTGTTGATTCTATTCTTACAGATGACACAATAGAATTAGCTTACGAAGCTGGCTTTAGGAGTGCATTCATAGGATTTGAAAGCATCAATCAAGGTAATTTGATAGCTGTTAATAAGCGATCTAATTTTGGGAAAAATTACAATGAGGCAATTAAAAGACTCGACCAATTAGGGATTATGATTAATGGAAGTTTTATCTTTGGTTTAGATAATGATACCTTAGATGTATTTGATAGGACTAGCGAGTGGGCAATAAATAGTGGGATAACTACAGCTACTAATCATATATTGACGCCTTATCCCGGGACGGAACTTTTCAAAAGGTTGGAAAGTGAGAATAGGATATTAACAAAGAATTGGGACTTATATGACACAAGACATCTTGTATTTAAGCATCCGAATATTTCGAAGGAGCAAATGGAAGAAGGATATAAAAAGGCCTATAATGATTTTTACAAATGGGGAAGCATAATAAGATCTTCAAACGAACATGAAAAACTAAAAATGAAATTAAAGCATCTAAGTTATGCGGGTGCATGGAAGAAATTTGAGCCAGTATGGAATTTTATAATTAAAAATGAGTTTTTATATAAAACTAGGAGCATTCTAGAAAAAACTTTAAAATGA
- a CDS encoding efflux RND transporter periplasmic adaptor subunit → MKGFRLKYWIIPVVIILGVFVVFRSGAFSSGKTQLQANTTGTNVKIAEAQLINTIPKLMLNGSIEGKTAATISAKLAGRIEQVLVQEGQHVKAGDALVKLESVELRNSVRTAQDAVTKAKVNYDLAMMDYNRYQTLAAQGAISQQTLDTAEAKLRTAQADLSTAVNGQSDAQQQYAYGVITAPVDGVVANVTATVGQVVSPGAALMVVADIGQVYAVVNVEQKDLGMVKQGQPAEVTVDTYADKVFMGTVDTINPEAGSDNRMFRTKVKIDNSSGALKGGMFSKVQLATGDAVQILTIPQAAIIQKQGIYYVFTVANDKVTRHQVEVGATTGDRIEIKSGLQSGDKLAVSNVSQLKDGDAVTIVE, encoded by the coding sequence ATGAAAGGTTTTAGATTAAAATATTGGATTATCCCAGTGGTGATAATTCTCGGTGTATTTGTAGTATTCCGCAGTGGCGCATTTTCCAGTGGAAAGACGCAATTACAAGCCAATACTACAGGGACAAATGTAAAGATTGCAGAAGCACAATTGATAAATACAATACCAAAACTAATGTTAAATGGTTCAATTGAAGGCAAAACAGCGGCGACTATCAGTGCTAAACTTGCAGGACGCATTGAACAAGTTCTGGTGCAAGAAGGGCAGCATGTAAAAGCTGGAGATGCTTTAGTTAAATTAGAAAGTGTAGAGCTAAGAAACTCTGTGCGAACCGCACAGGATGCCGTAACCAAAGCTAAGGTAAACTATGATTTGGCGATGATGGACTACAATCGTTATCAAACACTAGCTGCGCAAGGGGCTATATCTCAACAGACGTTAGATACTGCTGAGGCTAAACTGCGAACTGCCCAGGCAGATTTGTCCACCGCAGTTAATGGTCAAAGTGACGCACAGCAGCAATATGCCTATGGCGTGATTACAGCACCAGTAGATGGTGTGGTGGCCAACGTTACAGCTACTGTCGGTCAGGTTGTTTCTCCTGGTGCTGCGCTGATGGTTGTTGCAGATATTGGTCAAGTATATGCAGTCGTTAATGTTGAACAAAAGGATTTAGGAATGGTAAAACAGGGGCAGCCAGCAGAAGTAACGGTTGACACCTATGCTGACAAGGTATTTATGGGTACTGTTGATACGATTAATCCTGAAGCTGGTTCCGACAATCGAATGTTTCGCACGAAAGTAAAGATTGATAATAGTTCTGGTGCATTAAAAGGTGGTATGTTTAGTAAAGTGCAGCTGGCAACCGGGGATGCTGTACAAATTTTAACAATACCGCAAGCAGCAATCATTCAAAAACAGGGTATTTACTATGTATTTACGGTAGCAAACGATAAAGTTACTCGTCATCAAGTCGAAGTTGGTGCGACGACTGGTGATCGTATAGAGATAAAATCCGGTCTACAATCCGGTGATAAGTTAGCTGTGAGCAACGTGAGCCAACTTAAAGACGGTGATGCAGTTACTATAGTAGAGTAG
- a CDS encoding TetR/AcrR family transcriptional regulator, whose amino-acid sequence MENLFVHEGKKGVILKTSLELFAAKGYNAVSVRDIAKAAGVSEAALYKHFKGKEDMALYIFSAIISEYTRQLAQVDARDDKSVNKLCKIVEVTYDLYRKYPNEIQFALLSQYFLWDMVPEEIKPHFIIRKIIDEGMKRGDIPIQDVYLWITIYTGIMLQPLAQYPYFHDVLPEFDILKAKIISSVRKLFS is encoded by the coding sequence ATGGAAAACCTATTTGTACATGAGGGGAAAAAAGGCGTTATTTTGAAAACAAGCTTGGAATTATTTGCTGCTAAAGGCTATAATGCGGTGTCTGTGCGAGATATTGCCAAGGCTGCCGGGGTATCGGAAGCGGCCTTGTATAAGCATTTCAAAGGAAAAGAAGACATGGCTCTTTATATTTTTAGTGCCATAATTAGTGAATATACTAGGCAACTAGCACAAGTTGATGCTAGGGATGATAAATCTGTGAATAAACTTTGCAAGATTGTTGAAGTTACTTATGATTTGTATCGAAAGTATCCCAATGAGATTCAATTTGCATTACTGTCCCAGTACTTTTTGTGGGATATGGTACCGGAGGAAATAAAACCTCACTTTATTATACGGAAAATTATTGATGAGGGTATGAAACGTGGAGATATACCGATTCAAGACGTATATCTTTGGATTACGATCTATACGGGAATCATGCTACAACCCTTGGCCCAGTATCCATATTTTCATGATGTGTTACCCGAATTTGATATATTAAAGGCAAAAATTATTTCCTCAGTGCGCAAGTTGTTTAGCTAA
- a CDS encoding TetR/AcrR family transcriptional regulator gives MTKENIILSALRLFLLRGYRNVSLVDVAKEIGITKGGIYHYFESKEQLFHACICYLYDHFGEKYAKFFSEEKTFRGILNFLLGDEQDAYFKRLLNVEQGDYRANNASLALEVIHNFPEIQQRIDQGQLELRNIIKEKLQLAQETGEVRRDFDPQVVATMILSVSSGLNILGKQINTSAMHQQLIDNIWNFIRANDNKEEIV, from the coding sequence TTGACAAAAGAAAATATAATCTTATCTGCTTTACGACTGTTTTTATTGCGTGGGTACAGGAATGTGTCTCTCGTTGATGTAGCAAAGGAAATTGGTATTACCAAAGGTGGGATATATCACTACTTTGAAAGTAAAGAACAATTATTTCATGCATGTATATGCTATTTATATGATCATTTTGGAGAAAAGTATGCTAAATTCTTTAGCGAGGAAAAAACTTTTCGAGGGATTTTAAACTTTCTGTTAGGTGATGAGCAAGATGCTTACTTTAAGCGTTTACTCAATGTTGAGCAAGGAGACTATCGTGCAAATAATGCAAGCCTTGCATTAGAGGTAATACATAATTTTCCGGAAATTCAACAACGTATTGATCAGGGACAGTTAGAATTAAGAAATATAATCAAAGAAAAGTTACAACTAGCTCAAGAAACAGGAGAAGTTAGACGAGACTTCGATCCTCAAGTAGTTGCAACCATGATACTTTCTGTTTCCAGCGGACTCAATATCTTGGGTAAACAGATAAATACCTCGGCTATGCACCAACAGCTGATAGATAATATCTGGAATTTCATTCGAGCTAATGATAACAAAGAAGAAATTGTTTAA
- a CDS encoding AraC family transcriptional regulator codes for MYGIKPQEEVKFWVLPNLSNIELLRATYITHSFTKHTHEGFGIGVIERGALEFFYRGEKLIAPSGHINLVIPGEAHDGHAASEIGWSYRMFYLKPELLQQAAFEIAGKATGIPFFRDGIIKDAYLAALIRNFHLMLEGSNMPVIEQESYLLTMLTMCILRHAGDPLLLQSVGKQKKEVNRAREYIEDNYKENISIQQLSTISGLSPFHLIRVFGDSIGVPPHLYLKQVKIKRAKELLAKGVSPLFVAHELGFVDQSHFSKQFKQITGITPSKYSNFIQGFSPKKV; via the coding sequence ATGTATGGGATTAAACCACAAGAGGAAGTGAAATTTTGGGTACTGCCAAATTTGAGTAACATTGAATTACTTCGTGCCACATATATTACCCACTCTTTTACAAAGCACACTCATGAAGGATTCGGGATTGGCGTTATTGAGCGTGGTGCCCTTGAGTTCTTTTATCGAGGTGAAAAGCTGATTGCTCCTTCGGGGCACATCAACTTAGTGATTCCTGGAGAAGCTCATGACGGGCATGCTGCATCAGAGATAGGTTGGTCCTACCGAATGTTTTATCTTAAACCAGAATTGCTGCAACAAGCCGCTTTCGAGATCGCAGGTAAAGCAACTGGTATTCCCTTCTTTCGTGATGGCATTATTAAAGATGCCTATCTGGCTGCTCTTATACGAAATTTCCACCTGATGCTGGAAGGGTCTAATATGCCCGTGATTGAGCAAGAATCATATCTTTTAACAATGCTTACTATGTGTATTTTACGTCATGCTGGCGATCCTTTACTATTGCAAAGTGTAGGTAAACAGAAAAAGGAAGTGAATCGGGCAAGAGAATATATTGAGGATAATTATAAGGAGAACATTTCCATTCAACAGCTATCTACTATTTCTGGTCTCAGCCCGTTTCATTTAATACGTGTTTTTGGAGATAGCATTGGAGTTCCCCCACATCTATACCTGAAACAAGTGAAAATTAAGCGAGCCAAGGAGCTTCTAGCTAAGGGCGTTTCTCCGCTTTTTGTTGCCCACGAATTAGGATTTGTAGATCAAAGTCACTTCTCTAAACAATTCAAGCAAATTACTGGAATTACGCCTAGTAAATATAGCAATTTTATACAAGGATTCTCTCCGAAAAAAGTCTAA